The Seriola aureovittata isolate HTS-2021-v1 ecotype China chromosome 3, ASM2101889v1, whole genome shotgun sequence genome includes a region encoding these proteins:
- the jupa gene encoding junction plakoglobin a gives MAMQMGELDSGTVKVTEWQRTMYGVDSGIQSGATTVRDDDGDFNTSKHYTMTTTVTTEQPDLDAQYTMTRAQRVRAAIFPETLEEGTTILSTQTDSTQMTNVQRLAEPSQMLKTAIIHLINYQDDAELATRAVPELTKLLNDEDQVVVSKAAQIVNQLTRKEASRRALMQSPQMVAAVVRAMQNTSDMETARATASILHNLSHQREGLLSIFKSGGIPALVRMLSSPMESVLFYAITTLHNLLLHQEGAKMAVRLADGLQRMVPLLKKSNPKFLAITTDCLQLLSYGNQESKLIILANGGPEGLVHIMRNYNYEKLLWTTSRVLKVLSVCPSNKPAIVEAGGMQALGKHLTGSSQRLMQNCLWTLRNLSDAATKQEGMDSLLQVLVGLLSSDDINMLTCATGILSNLTCNNAHNKTLVTQSNGVEALIHAILRAGEKEDVTEPAVCALRHLTSRHQQAELAQNAVRTHYGIPAIVKLLNQPHYWPVIKAVVGLIRNLALCPENQAPLRDAGAIPRLTTLLLKAHQDAQKHGSSAQQTYQDGVRMEEIVEGCTGALHILARDPINRAEIANLQTIPLFVQLLYSPVDNVKRVAAGVLCELALDKQSAELIDSEGASAPLMELLHSNNEGIATYAAAVLFRISEDKNSDYKKRVSVELTHSLFKHDPAAWEMAHNGVPMDAHYPDELDIGFQGYGAYAGDMPLDVVDGNLMHDDYAMTYDRQQFPY, from the exons ATGGCAATGCAAA TGGGTGAGCTGGACAGTGGCACGGTGAAGGTGACAGAGTGGCAGCGGACAATGTATGGTGTAGACTCGGGCATTCAGTCCGGAGCCACCACAGTCAGAGATGACGACGGCGATTTCAACACCTCCAAGCACTACACCATGACCACCACCGTCACAACGGAGCAGCCTG ACTTGGATGCCCAGTACACTATGACCAGAGCCCAGCGGGTGCGAGCTGCAATATTCCCAGAGACGCTGGAAGAAGGCACAACCATCTTGTCTACTCAGACAGACTCGACCCAGATGACCAACGTCCAGCGGCTGGCCGAGCCCTCCCAGATGCTCAAGACCGCCATCATCCATCTGATCAACTACCAGGACGACGCCGAGCTAGCCACACGTGCCGTGCCCGAGCTCACCAAGCTGCTCAACGATGAAGACCAG gTGGTGGTCAGCAAGGCAGCACAGATTGTCAACCAGCTGACACGCAAAGAGGCATCACGCCGCGCACTGATGCAGTCCCCTCAGATGGTGGCAGCCGTGGTGCGGGCCATGCAGAACACAAGTGACATGGAGACCGCACGCGCCACAGCCAGCATCCTCCACAACCTGTCCCACCAGAGAGAGGGCCTGCTCTCCATCTTCAAGTCCGGAGGCATCCCTGCTCTAGTCCGCATGCTCAG TTCTCCCATGGAGTCTGTGCTCTTCTATGCCATCACCACGCTccacaacctgctgctgcaccagGAGGGAGCTAAGATGGCCGTGCGTCTGGCCGACGGCCTGCAGAGGATGGTTCCCCTGCTGAAGAAAAGCAACCCCAAGTTCCTGGCCATCACCACAgactgtctgcagctgctgtcctACGGCAACCAGGAGAGCAAG CTGATCATCCTTGCCAACGGGGGTCCTGAGGGTCTGGTTCACATCATGAGAAACTACAACTATGAGAAGCTGCTGTGGACCACAAGCCGTGTGCTCAAAGTCCTCTCTGTGTGCCCCAGCAACAAGCCTGCCATTGTTGAAGCTG GTGGGATGCAGGCTCTGGGTAAACACCTCACAGGCTCCAGCCAGCGTCTGATGCAGAACTGCCTGTGGACGCTCAGGAACCTGTCTGATGCTGCCACCAAGCAG GAGGGTATGGACAGCCTGCTGCAGGTGCTGGTGGGCCTGCTCAGTTCAGATGACATCAACATGCTCACTTGTGCCACGGGCATCCTCTCTAACCTCACATGCAACAATGCCCACAATAAAACTCTGGTCACCCAGAGCAATGGTGTCGAGGCTCTGATCCACGCCATATTGCGTGCCGGTGAGAAAGAGGATGTGACCGAACCTGCTGTTTGCGCTCTGCGCCACCTGACATCGCGCCACCAGCAGGCTGAGCTAGCGCAGAATGCTGTGAGGACACACTACGGCATCCCCGCCATCGTCAAGCTGCTCAACCAACCCCACTACTGGCCTGTCATCAAg GCTGTGGTTGGCCTGATCCGTAACCTGGCCCTGTGCCCAGAAAACCAGGCTCCTCTCAGGGACGCAGGAGCGATCCCCCGTCTCACCACCCTGCTGCTCAAAGCCCACCAGGACGCCCAGAAACACGGCTCATCTGCCCAGCAGACATACCAG GATGGAGTGAGGATGGAGGAGATTGTGGAGGGCTGCACAGGAGCTCTGCACATCCTGGCCAGAGATCCCATCAACAGAGCAGAGATTGCCAACCTGCAGACTATTCCTCTGTTTGTGCAG ttGCTCTACTCTCCAGTGGACAACGTGAAGCGTGTGGCGGCAGGTGTCCTGTGCGAGCTGGCCCTGGACAAACAATCAGCTGAGCTCATCGACAGCGAGGGAGCGTCGGCTCcactgatggagctgctgcACTCCAACAACGAGGGCATTG CTACGTACGCTGCGGCCGTGCTCTTCCGCATCTCTGAGGATAAGAACTCAGACTACAAGAAGCGTGTGTCTGTGGagctcacacactctctgtttAAACACGACCCCGCTGCCTGGGAGATG GCCCACAACGGTGTCCCCATGGACGCACACTATCCAGATG AGCTGGATATTGGTTTCCAAGGATACGGAGCATATGCAGGTGATATGCCCTTGGACGTCGTTGATGGAAATTTGATGCATGATGATTACGCAATGACCTACGACAGACAACAGTTCCCTTATTAA
- the LOC130166177 gene encoding Kv channel-interacting protein 2-like, translated as MKSRSQDQSLSDSRELDRSYDPLTGNPPSKPNKKTIKQRFLKLLPCCRSGSSPSINQRSITDEDELSTVCYRPEGIDRLVQQTNFSKKELQVLYRGFKNECPSGVVNEETFKNIYSQFFPQGDSSMYAHFLFEAFDTQNNGAVSFEDFVISLSIILRGSITDKLNWAFNLYDLNKDGCITREEMTDIMHSIYDMMGKYTYPSMKDSAPKDHVDSFFQKMDRNNDGVVTIEEFLETCQKDENIMQSMHMFDNVI; from the exons GTAATCCTCCATCCAAACCCAATAAAAAGACCATAAAGCAGCGCTTCCTCAAACTGCTCCCCTGCTGTCGCTCTGGCTCCAGCCCTTCAATTAATCAAA GAAGTATAACGGACGAAGACGAACTGTCAACAGTGTGTTACAGACCGGAGGGGATCGACCGTCTCGTACAGCAGACCAACTTCAGCAAGAAAGAGCTGCAGGTCCTTTACCGAGGATTCAAAAAT GAGTGTCCCAGCGGTGTGGTGAATGaggagacatttaaaaacatctacTCCCAATTCTTCCCTCAGGGAG aTTCAAGCATGTATGCACATTTCCTCTTCGAAGCCTTTGACACCCAAAACAACGGAGCGGTCAGCTTTGAG GACTTCGTCATAAGTCTGTCCATCATCCTGAGAGGCTCCATCACAGATAAACTCAACTGGGCCTTCAATCTGTACGATCTCAACAAGGACGGCTGCATCACCAGAGAG GAGATGACAGACATTATGCACTCCATCTATGACATGATGGGGAAATATACCTACCCCAGCATGAAGGACAGCGCTCCCAAGGATCATGTTGACAGCTTCTTCCAG AAAATGGACAGGAACAATGACGGCGTGGTCACCATCGAAGAGTTCCTGGAGACATGCCAAAAG gatgaaaacatcatgCAGTCCATGCACATGTTTGATAATGTGATATAA